One part of the Paenibacillus silvisoli genome encodes these proteins:
- a CDS encoding HsdM family class I SAM-dependent methyltransferase, which translates to MQTRDITQQTKSMIDDLKAICTNYGLGNASSEYKIITEVFLYKFLNDKFIYEAKKVVPEFKDLSATDLEIIMSKMSEDDYELMLMDFAASTARLKREHYISYLFNRQNEVGFHTLFDNTLVDIANYNIDIFSVQTGGQSKIRLFDPLSQYVIEVEKKDNFCRAIISKLADFNFESVFEQKYDFFAAIFEYLIKDYNKDFGKYAEYYTPHSIASIIAKIMVPHGERNVTVYDPAAGSGTLVLALAHEIGEENCFIFTQDISQKSNEFLRLNLILNNLVHSLPNIVHDDTLLNPRHLNKRKDGLMTYDYIVSNPPFNMDFSDSRDTLAGEKYQNRFFAGVPNIPDKNKSGMSVYLMFLQHIIYSLGEKGKAAIVVPTGFLTAGSGIQKKIREHLVENKMLRGVISMPSNIFANTGTNVSVLFIDKENTEGNVVLMDASKLGEKVKEDGKNQKTVLSPEEINRIIDTFNAAKPVDDFCVTVNYEDITSKKLSFSAGQYFDVKIEYLELTKEEFNRKIATYTTNLQTYFAESEQLQNNIFEILKKVKYE; encoded by the coding sequence ATGCAGACTAGAGATATTACTCAACAAACTAAATCCATGATTGATGATCTAAAGGCTATTTGTACCAACTACGGCCTTGGCAATGCAAGCAGCGAATATAAAATCATTACTGAGGTGTTTCTGTATAAATTTCTGAATGATAAATTTATATACGAAGCAAAGAAAGTCGTACCTGAGTTTAAAGATTTGAGCGCAACAGATTTAGAAATTATTATGTCTAAAATGTCCGAAGACGATTATGAGCTTATGCTTATGGATTTTGCTGCTTCAACCGCACGTCTGAAACGAGAGCATTACATTTCGTATTTATTTAACAGACAAAATGAGGTGGGATTCCATACTCTTTTCGATAATACACTGGTCGATATAGCCAACTACAACATCGACATTTTTTCGGTGCAAACTGGTGGACAGTCAAAAATTCGCTTATTCGATCCTCTTTCGCAATATGTAATTGAAGTGGAGAAGAAGGACAACTTTTGCCGAGCAATTATCTCAAAACTCGCAGACTTTAACTTTGAGAGTGTATTTGAGCAGAAGTATGACTTTTTTGCTGCGATTTTTGAATACCTCATCAAAGACTATAACAAAGACTTCGGCAAGTACGCAGAATACTACACGCCTCACTCAATTGCCAGCATTATTGCGAAAATTATGGTGCCGCACGGTGAAAGAAATGTGACGGTTTACGATCCAGCCGCTGGCTCAGGTACACTTGTGCTGGCTCTTGCTCATGAAATTGGTGAAGAAAACTGTTTTATTTTCACTCAGGACATCTCGCAGAAATCTAACGAGTTCCTGCGCCTGAACTTGATTTTAAATAACCTTGTCCATTCATTACCTAATATTGTGCATGACGATACGCTGTTAAACCCTCGCCATCTGAACAAAAGAAAAGACGGGCTGATGACTTATGATTATATAGTCAGCAATCCACCATTCAATATGGATTTCAGCGATAGTCGTGATACGTTGGCAGGCGAAAAATATCAAAATCGATTTTTTGCTGGAGTGCCAAACATCCCAGATAAGAATAAAAGCGGGATGTCAGTTTATTTGATGTTCCTTCAACATATTATCTATTCACTTGGGGAAAAGGGCAAAGCAGCCATTGTTGTGCCTACCGGATTTTTAACCGCGGGTTCTGGGATTCAAAAGAAAATCCGTGAGCATTTGGTTGAGAACAAAATGCTGCGCGGAGTTATCTCTATGCCTTCCAACATTTTTGCCAATACTGGTACCAATGTATCTGTATTGTTCATTGACAAGGAGAATACCGAGGGAAATGTTGTATTGATGGACGCTTCCAAGCTTGGAGAGAAGGTTAAAGAGGACGGAAAAAATCAAAAGACTGTACTTAGCCCAGAGGAAATTAATCGTATTATCGATACTTTCAATGCCGCCAAACCTGTAGACGATTTTTGTGTGACCGTGAATTATGAGGATATTACATCAAAAAAGCTGTCTTTTAGTGCAGGGCAATATTTTGATGTGAAGATAGAGTATTTAGAGTTAACCAAAGAAGAGTTCAACCGCAAGATTGCCACTTATACTACAAATCTACAGACATACTTTGCCGAGAGTGAACAACTGCAAAATAATATATTTGAAATTTTAAAAAAGGTGAAGTATGAGTAA
- a CDS encoding type I restriction endonuclease subunit R, with protein MTNSFPHNENSRVKIPALVHFTRLNYQYISLKDYRGGIDEDTNIFVDVFRSSINQINHTDITFEDTKKIIEEIKIMLNNEDLGKAFYFLLLSGYKGLKLIDFDTDNCIGNTFQFVTELTYKNGNDEFRPDITVLINGIPLAFVEVKKPNNKDGIQAEYSRINQRSRNKKFQRFVNITQLMVFSNNSEYDDTEVIPLEGAFYATSSYTNLFFSRFREENEAIFNHVDPIDEAKEAEILRDNNLVTIKGSKEYSTNINPLSPTNRIITSLFSHDRIMMLLKYAIAYVEKVDDKGITTLEKHLMRYPQFFATKAIEEKLNCGVKNGIIWHTQGSGKTALTFYNVKYLKNYYQRHGIIAKFYFVVDRLDLLTQAADEFRARGLNVEEVYSKEDFITNIQTTGSVNNTGRDTIVVVNIQKFSNESVTKKADYNVNVQRIYFLDEAHRSYNPTGSFLSNLMSSDRNAVMIALTGTPLIGDGYNTKDVFGGYIHKYYYNKSIADGYTLKLIREGIATTYRKKLQSTLDEIETMKGSLPKKELYAHPKYVSALVEYIADDFSKSRVVLNDDTIGGLIVCDSSEQARAVFTEMKKTIFTSALILHDEDDTETRKVNRTVFKKGQIDFLIVYNMLLTGFDAPRLKKMYLGRLIKDHSLLQALTRVNRPYKKFRYGYVVDFADIRNEFDKTNKAYFEELQLELGDEFKQYDNIFKTPEEIESNLKLIAEKLFLFDTSNAEIFSQQISALDDKAVLTDLRNSLELYKELFNIAKLFGYDELGEKFDIINVGALYNEVSNRIDLINLKQNLQSGEDMSAILNMAMDQIEFQFKKVSESELVIADKFRDTLERTRKEMSRNLDPRDPEYVTLLDELKRLLSKKHIEELTAEEMAANIIELDRIRKKAEQRNLADKMLTVKYENDTKFMRTHKRLKETPPPLASDMVLHKVLLSLKHKIDGRLLYNERLLDNEPYFIRDMLPLIKQELDASGVPFSAQQIKNVSTCISNEYFSERNWAG; from the coding sequence ATGACCAATAGTTTTCCCCATAATGAAAACTCTAGAGTTAAAATACCGGCTCTTGTTCATTTTACACGACTAAATTATCAATATATATCTCTCAAGGACTACCGCGGTGGAATCGATGAGGATACAAATATTTTTGTCGATGTTTTTCGCTCTTCAATAAACCAGATTAATCATACCGACATAACTTTTGAAGACACCAAGAAAATAATTGAAGAAATCAAAATCATGTTAAACAACGAAGATCTAGGAAAGGCATTTTATTTTCTACTGCTTTCAGGTTATAAGGGCTTGAAATTAATTGATTTTGATACAGATAACTGTATCGGAAACACATTTCAATTTGTTACGGAGTTGACTTATAAAAATGGAAATGACGAGTTTCGACCTGATATTACTGTCTTAATTAACGGCATTCCACTGGCATTTGTTGAGGTAAAAAAACCGAATAATAAGGATGGTATTCAAGCCGAATATTCAAGAATTAATCAAAGATCTCGCAACAAAAAATTCCAACGCTTTGTCAACATCACACAGCTTATGGTCTTTTCGAATAATAGCGAATATGACGATACTGAGGTAATCCCACTGGAAGGTGCTTTTTATGCCACCAGCAGCTATACGAATTTATTCTTTAGCCGTTTCAGAGAAGAAAATGAGGCAATTTTCAACCATGTAGATCCTATAGATGAGGCGAAAGAGGCAGAGATATTGCGGGATAACAACCTTGTGACAATAAAGGGGAGCAAGGAGTATTCAACCAATATCAACCCTCTCTCACCAACAAACAGAATAATTACATCGCTCTTCTCACACGACCGTATTATGATGCTGTTAAAATATGCAATAGCCTACGTGGAGAAGGTTGACGATAAAGGAATAACCACACTTGAAAAACACTTAATGCGATACCCTCAGTTTTTTGCAACAAAAGCAATTGAGGAAAAGCTCAATTGTGGAGTTAAAAACGGTATTATTTGGCATACACAGGGAAGTGGGAAAACTGCGCTTACCTTCTATAATGTTAAATATCTAAAGAACTATTATCAACGGCACGGAATTATTGCAAAGTTTTATTTTGTAGTTGATCGGCTTGACTTGCTGACTCAAGCAGCTGACGAGTTCCGTGCCCGCGGCTTAAATGTAGAAGAAGTATATTCAAAAGAGGATTTCATAACCAATATTCAAACTACTGGATCAGTGAATAATACTGGGCGCGATACTATAGTTGTGGTTAATATACAAAAATTCTCTAATGAATCAGTAACCAAGAAGGCCGATTATAATGTAAACGTCCAACGTATTTATTTCCTTGACGAAGCACATCGTAGTTATAACCCTACTGGATCATTTTTATCGAATCTAATGTCATCCGATAGAAACGCTGTAATGATTGCTCTAACAGGAACACCTCTGATTGGTGACGGATACAATACTAAAGATGTCTTTGGTGGATACATCCATAAATATTACTATAATAAATCTATTGCGGATGGTTACACCTTAAAATTGATACGTGAAGGTATTGCAACAACGTATCGAAAAAAATTGCAGTCTACTCTTGATGAGATTGAAACGATGAAAGGTTCGCTTCCGAAAAAAGAACTTTACGCTCATCCTAAATATGTATCCGCTCTAGTGGAATACATTGCCGATGATTTTTCTAAAAGTCGAGTTGTTTTAAATGATGACACCATAGGTGGTTTGATCGTGTGTGACTCATCCGAGCAGGCACGCGCGGTGTTCACGGAAATGAAGAAGACAATTTTCACATCTGCGCTTATTCTCCATGATGAAGATGATACGGAAACACGTAAAGTAAACCGAACTGTCTTTAAGAAGGGACAGATTGATTTTCTAATTGTTTATAACATGCTATTGACCGGTTTTGATGCGCCGCGGCTTAAAAAAATGTACCTTGGACGCCTCATCAAAGACCATTCGTTGCTTCAAGCACTTACGAGGGTTAATCGACCATATAAAAAATTCAGATATGGTTATGTGGTAGACTTTGCAGACATAAGAAACGAATTTGATAAAACTAACAAGGCATATTTTGAAGAGTTACAATTAGAACTAGGCGACGAATTTAAACAGTATGACAATATATTTAAAACTCCAGAGGAAATCGAGAGCAATCTAAAACTCATCGCGGAGAAACTTTTCCTTTTTGATACCTCAAATGCTGAGATATTTTCACAACAAATCTCCGCTCTCGATGACAAAGCAGTCCTTACCGACTTGCGCAATTCCTTGGAACTATATAAAGAACTGTTCAATATAGCAAAATTGTTTGGTTATGATGAATTGGGTGAGAAATTTGATATAATAAATGTCGGTGCTTTATATAACGAAGTATCGAACCGCATTGACTTAATCAATTTAAAGCAAAACCTTCAAAGCGGCGAGGATATGAGCGCGATATTGAACATGGCAATGGATCAAATAGAGTTCCAATTCAAGAAGGTCTCAGAGAGTGAACTTGTTATTGCCGATAAGTTCCGAGACACACTGGAACGTACAAGAAAAGAAATGTCCCGAAATTTGGATCCTCGCGATCCCGAGTATGTAACGTTGCTTGATGAACTAAAACGATTGCTTAGCAAAAAGCATATCGAAGAACTCACTGCAGAAGAGATGGCTGCGAACATTATCGAACTTGACCGAATCCGTAAAAAGGCTGAGCAGAGAAATCTTGCTGACAAAATGCTTACTGTGAAATATGAAAATGACACAAAATTTATGCGTACACATAAGCGACTTAAAGAAACTCCACCGCCACTGGCATCCGATATGGTACTGCACAAGGTTCTGCTCTCGCTCAAGCACAAGATTGACGGTCGGCTACTTTACAATGAGAGGTTGCTGGACAACGAGCCTTATTTTATAAGGGATATGCTCCCGCTCATAAAGCAAGAGTTAGATGCCAGTGGTGTTCCATTTTCAGCGCAGCAAATCAAAAATGTAAGCACCTGTATTTCAAATGAATATTTTAGTGAGAGGAATTGGGCGGGTTAA
- a CDS encoding HNH endonuclease, producing the protein MTLKELVQSEILNEVKGIDINRIKILRHAEKNEKAYKIYDLYKQGMFDFYQCVQSKRRFDDCDYILSFIGGIGSSATFVGAYEVGPRDDFDKNKYKDKIPAGFPIDEAFTKESYNHYELKKIDFLNSKKDKLVVDWVICNQWDLWLGKNDKEIISLEGGYLEIQMDDEEEGYSEGKEFYRSHIMRERKPEVIKRAKERFIKKHGKLFCEVCGFDFYGVYGERGKDYIEGHHKKLVSQMKEGDKTKASDIAMLCSNCHRMIHRKPIVSVEELAQVINKNIVKSVPSRGIIKQ; encoded by the coding sequence ATGACCCTGAAAGAACTTGTACAAAGCGAAATCCTAAATGAAGTGAAGGGCATTGATATTAATCGAATAAAAATCCTCCGACATGCAGAGAAAAATGAGAAAGCTTATAAAATCTACGATCTGTACAAGCAAGGAATGTTTGATTTTTATCAATGTGTTCAGAGTAAAAGAAGATTTGATGACTGTGATTATATTTTGTCTTTTATAGGAGGAATAGGTAGTTCGGCTACCTTTGTCGGTGCATATGAGGTTGGGCCTAGAGATGATTTTGACAAAAATAAATACAAAGACAAAATCCCAGCAGGGTTTCCAATTGATGAGGCATTTACAAAGGAGTCTTATAACCACTACGAATTAAAAAAGATAGACTTTCTAAATTCCAAGAAAGATAAATTAGTAGTAGATTGGGTGATTTGTAATCAATGGGATCTTTGGCTTGGTAAAAATGATAAAGAAATTATATCGCTAGAAGGTGGTTACCTAGAAATACAGATGGATGATGAAGAAGAAGGTTATTCAGAAGGTAAAGAGTTTTATCGTAGTCACATTATGCGAGAGCGTAAACCTGAAGTCATAAAGAGGGCAAAGGAACGCTTTATTAAGAAACATGGTAAATTGTTTTGTGAGGTATGTGGCTTTGATTTTTATGGAGTATACGGTGAACGAGGTAAGGATTACATTGAAGGTCATCATAAAAAGCTTGTCTCTCAAATGAAAGAGGGGGACAAGACAAAAGCTTCGGATATAGCTATGTTGTGCAGCAACTGTCACCGTATGATTCATCGTAAACCAATTGTTAGCGTTGAAGAGTTGGCTCAAGTGATTAATAAAAATATAGTTAAATCAGTCCCGTCACGTGGAATTATTAAACAATAA
- a CDS encoding restriction endonuclease subunit S — MISDLCNISDCLHVTPKYTYIGLPMVRVTEINNSFLELKESLKVSSEDYNKYTAKYTPQRGDIILARVGAFLGEFAYVDTIEKFCIGQNTTILNPKKHNKYIYYNLISPLTQLRLQREAAGSAYKSVGVDTIKNFIIELPDDEVQTDKIGDFLFLLDSKIQINKFIIAELEAMAKTIYDYWFMQFDFPNADGKPYRSSGGEMVWNEDLKREIPSGWRKGTLFEISNITMGQSPNGDSYNDTGNGMVFYQGRTDFGLRFPSTRMYTTEPSRIANQGDILLSVRAPVGDLNISNEKCCIGRGLAALNSKTEANSFVYYLMTKLKPQFDIINNNGTTFGALTKDMLNEMMIIVPADDLVEQFESMVSVLDAKIASCAKENLELTGLRDWLLPMLMNGQATVE; from the coding sequence ATGATATCAGATTTGTGCAATATAAGTGATTGTTTACATGTAACACCGAAATATACCTACATCGGACTTCCAATGGTCAGAGTTACAGAAATTAACAACTCTTTTTTAGAATTGAAAGAGTCATTAAAAGTTTCCAGTGAAGATTATAATAAATATACTGCTAAATATACACCTCAACGGGGAGATATTATTCTTGCTCGTGTCGGAGCTTTTTTGGGTGAATTTGCCTATGTTGATACAATTGAAAAATTTTGTATTGGACAAAACACAACTATTCTTAATCCAAAAAAACACAACAAGTATATTTATTATAATTTAATTTCACCTTTAACTCAGTTAAGACTACAAAGAGAAGCTGCTGGCTCAGCATACAAAAGCGTTGGAGTCGATACAATAAAGAACTTTATTATCGAATTACCAGACGATGAAGTTCAGACTGACAAAATAGGTGATTTTTTATTTTTACTCGATAGTAAAATCCAAATTAATAAATTTATCATTGCCGAACTGGAAGCCATGGCGAAAACCATATATGACTACTGGTTCATGCAGTTTGATTTTCCTAATGCCGATGGAAAACCTTACCGCTCATCTGGCGGTGAGATGGTCTGGAATGAGGATTTGAAACGGGAAATACCAAGTGGGTGGAGGAAAGGAACTTTGTTTGAAATTTCCAATATTACTATGGGGCAATCACCAAATGGGGATAGTTATAATGATACTGGAAACGGTATGGTGTTTTACCAAGGTCGTACGGACTTCGGACTTAGATTTCCTAGTACAAGAATGTATACCACGGAGCCTTCTCGCATTGCAAATCAAGGTGATATCTTATTGAGTGTGCGTGCCCCTGTTGGTGATTTGAATATTTCAAATGAGAAGTGCTGTATTGGACGAGGTCTTGCGGCACTAAATAGTAAAACAGAAGCTAATTCGTTTGTATATTATTTAATGACGAAACTCAAACCACAATTTGATATTATTAATAATAATGGGACAACATTCGGAGCGCTTACAAAAGATATGTTAAATGAGATGATGATAATCGTCCCTGCCGATGATCTTGTTGAGCAGTTCGAATCAATGGTGAGTGTTCTTGATGCTAAGATAGCGTCTTGTGCAAAAGAAAATCTCGAACTGACTGGTCTCCGTGACTGGCTCCTACCTATGCTCATGAACGGTCAGGCCACGGTTGAGTGA
- a CDS encoding stalk domain-containing protein, whose protein sequence is MKKKFFVALGLTSVIAISSALGAYAATKFTIKVNGSVANTDAKVINGVTYLPLKDIGTLLGASVQYDASTKTVNVTSKSSTPTTPNPSTPSSQPAGTIGLSRSKPAPLGTEVNFKVDDYSDKYTVAVTLEEVIRGDEAWRMISNENMFNDPAPEGFEYMLAKINVKIVSNLDSDASVRINRRDFTLVSSQGKDYELHSVVTPEELDGNLYVSASASGYASFVVKKDDQNPLIAFGRKYDGTGGVWLKP, encoded by the coding sequence ATGAAAAAGAAATTTTTTGTTGCTTTAGGACTAACCTCAGTAATTGCTATTTCCTCAGCACTCGGAGCGTATGCGGCTACTAAATTTACTATCAAAGTAAATGGCTCCGTCGCCAACACCGATGCTAAAGTCATCAATGGAGTAACATACCTGCCTTTGAAGGACATTGGAACGCTTCTAGGAGCATCCGTTCAGTACGACGCCTCTACTAAAACAGTCAATGTAACAAGCAAGTCATCTACACCAACAACGCCTAACCCTAGCACTCCCTCTTCACAACCTGCCGGCACAATTGGACTGAGCCGCAGTAAACCAGCACCGTTGGGAACAGAAGTTAATTTCAAAGTAGATGACTATTCTGACAAATACACAGTTGCAGTAACCCTAGAAGAGGTTATTCGCGGGGACGAAGCCTGGCGCATGATATCAAATGAAAATATGTTCAACGACCCTGCTCCGGAAGGTTTTGAGTACATGCTTGCGAAAATCAATGTAAAAATCGTAAGCAATCTCGACTCCGATGCTTCAGTTAGAATAAACAGACGTGACTTTACACTTGTTTCTTCACAGGGTAAAGATTATGAGTTGCACAGCGTAGTAACTCCTGAAGAATTGGATGGAAACCTATATGTTAGTGCATCCGCTAGCGGTTACGCTTCCTTTGTAGTTAAAAAGGATGACCAAAATCCACTTATTGCATTCGGCAGAAAATACGACGGTACTGGTGGAGTTTGGCTTAAACCTTAA
- a CDS encoding nuclease-related domain-containing protein has product MVFIFIFLVLIFLPVGFLFLFNYIPFSNSEYRKETGYSYLKVFSDLGLRGEYYTVSKLSKVKGYHRLVVNVYLPKEENKTTEIDVVFLHESGVYVIESKNYSGWIFGREEDRNWMQVMGRQKNSFYNPIKQNDGHIKHLLSNVPSIPSYLIRSLIVFSERCTLKKIDVKSHHVYVFNRNKISKYVDNTPRLNKQTIDAYYTELKRYSNVPANIKGKHIKDIKNKQISSQS; this is encoded by the coding sequence ATGGTATTCATTTTCATTTTTCTTGTTCTAATATTTTTGCCTGTTGGTTTTCTGTTTTTATTTAATTATATTCCTTTCAGCAACAGTGAATATAGAAAGGAAACGGGCTACTCTTATCTAAAAGTCTTTTCTGATCTTGGATTAAGGGGTGAATATTACACAGTATCAAAGCTTTCCAAAGTTAAGGGGTATCATAGATTAGTCGTTAATGTTTATTTACCTAAAGAAGAAAATAAAACTACGGAAATCGATGTGGTATTTCTTCACGAATCTGGTGTTTATGTCATAGAATCGAAGAATTATTCAGGGTGGATATTTGGAAGGGAAGAAGATCGTAATTGGATGCAAGTTATGGGTAGGCAAAAAAATTCGTTTTATAATCCAATCAAACAGAATGACGGTCATATCAAACATCTTCTTTCAAATGTCCCGTCTATACCATCATATTTAATTAGATCATTGATTGTTTTTAGTGAGAGATGTACTTTAAAGAAAATTGATGTGAAAAGTCATCATGTTTATGTATTTAATCGTAACAAGATTTCTAAGTATGTCGACAATACTCCGCGTTTGAATAAACAGACAATTGATGCTTACTACACTGAGTTAAAACGTTACTCTAATGTTCCTGCCAATATTAAGGGGAAACATATAAAAGATATAAAGAATAAGCAGATTTCCTCTCAATCTTAA